AAGCGCTGCGCCGCTCGCGCCGCCCACCAAGTCGATCCTTTGGACGACCGATCACGCCAATCCGATTCTCTGGTGGAGGCAGGATACCGGCGCTTTCCAGCAGAAGCCGCTCGAGCGCTACGGCCCCGGGCGCGTCCGCACCGGAAACGTGCAGGAGCAGATCTGGTTCGCGTGGAACGTGGGGGTCGGCGGCAAATCAATCGAGTTCTATCTCACCGATTCGCAGGGTGGCAATCGCGTGCCGACATTCGGAAACTTCAACACCGAGCTCGACGCGGCATTCGTGCAGGACGCGAAGGTCTTTTCGTACCTGCCCGCGCCGTCGGTCAGCGTCTCGAAGCGGGATTACTTCGCGAGCGCGCCGCCGAGCATGTTCTCGACCAACCTGAGCGAGTCGCGCCCGTATCGCGTTTATCTGCCCCGCGGTTACGCCGAGCACACGACCCGGCGCTATCCCGTGCTCTACATGCACGACGGGCAGAACATCTTCGAGGTCGGCCCCTTCGGCAGCTGGAACATGGCGACAACGGTTGAAAACCAGACCAACGGAGGCAAAGTCCGCGAGGCGATCGTCGTCGGCGTCGACAACACCGCCAACCGGCTGAAGGATTATCTTCCTCCCGGCGATTCGATCAGCGGCAGCGGCGCCGGCTGGGCCGACAAGTACGCCCGCTTCCTCCGCGACGAACTCAAGCCCTACATCGATTCGCACTACCGCACGCTGACGGGCGCGTCCGACACGCTCACGATGGGTTCGAGCATGGGTGGCGTCGTCTCGCTCTACCTCGGCTGGGATTTCACGGGCACCTTCGGGAAAATCGGCGCGATGAGCGGCGCCTGGTGGACGACGACCAACTTCCTCGCCCGCGTCAAACCCGCCGCCAATTTTCGCGACATCCGCATCTACATGGATCACGGCGACAGCGGCACATCCAACGACGACTACTGGAACTCCGTCAACCTGCGCGACGCGTTCGTTGGCGGCAACCCCGTGCGCTACCCGATCGAAGGCACGCTCCGCCACGTCGTCGGTTTCGGCCAGCAGCACAACGAGGCCGCGTGGTCCGCCCGCTTGCCCGGTGCGCTCGCGTTCCTGCTCCCGCCCGGCGACGACACCAACGAGATCCTGCGCGACGTCTTCAACCCCGCCTACGACGTCAACGCCGACGGCAAGATCGATCTCGAAGATCTCTGTGCGCAGCACGCGACACCCAAAGACCTCAACGCCGACGGCCAGATCAACGACGCCGACCGCCAGCGCCTCTCGGATTTTCTCCGCCGCAACGAGATCGAAGAAATGACGGCGGGGAGAAGGCAGTGATCGCGGGTAGAAGAATCCCGATTCGGTACTGGGCATCCGCCTATTGATTCGCCCATGTCTTTCGCGCGATCGATAAGCGGCGGTTGCGAGATTTTTCTCAAAGTCGTCCCCGGCAGCTCGCGCGATGCCATCGCCGGCGTGCTCGGCGATCGGCTCAAAGTCAAAGTCGCCGCCGCGCCCGAAGGCGGCAAAGCCAACAAGGCTGTCTGCGCTCTCCTCGCCAGCACGCTCGCCGTGAAGTCGCGTGATGTCTCCATCATCGCCGGTGCGACGTCGCCCGAAAAAACCGTGCGCATCAACAGCTTGACCGTCGAACAGGCTCACCAAGCGCTAAGAAAGTTTGCGGATCAAAGTTGAATCCGCCGGAGCAGCCGCGATCAGTCCCGTCCGCCCAGACTCCTTCTTTAATTCTCCTCCGCGCAACTACGCAGCCTCCGCTTCTCCGCGTTCTCTTCCGTCTTTCCCCCGCTAAACTCGCCCGCGATGGCGAAACGTCCACTCTCAAGAAAGAGTTCCGCGCCGCTCGTCGGCATCATCATGGGCTCGAAGAGCGATCTCGAGACCATGCGCCACGCCGCCGATGTGCTCGATGAACTGCGCGTCCCGTACGAGATCCTCGTCGTCTCGGCGCACCGCACGCCTGATTGGTTGTTCA
The DNA window shown above is from Phycisphaeraceae bacterium and carries:
- a CDS encoding DUF167 domain-containing protein; its protein translation is MSFARSISGGCEIFLKVVPGSSRDAIAGVLGDRLKVKVAAAPEGGKANKAVCALLASTLAVKSRDVSIIAGATSPEKTVRINSLTVEQAHQALRKFADQS